The proteins below are encoded in one region of Massilia putida:
- the kleA gene encoding stable inheritance protein KleA, whose translation MTQCTVMKWVENLENVTEQIRQAREEIEMKVREAAALNEKAAVIRNAAYMDSLKLESHIRTWWKEEEIMKAKKLAEIQ comes from the coding sequence ATGACGCAATGCACGGTAATGAAGTGGGTCGAAAATCTGGAAAACGTCACTGAGCAAATTCGGCAAGCTCGGGAAGAAATCGAAATGAAAGTACGTGAGGCGGCCGCGTTAAACGAAAAGGCCGCTGTGATTCGCAACGCTGCCTATATGGACAGTCTGAAACTGGAATCGCACATCCGTACTTGGTGGAAGGAAGAAGAAATTATGAAAGCAAAGAAGCTGGCCGAGATACAGTAA
- the imuA gene encoding translesion DNA synthesis-associated protein ImuA, with amino-acid sequence MTSERAPAPESLHPSLWRASQLARADVRCIDTGHVALSSQLPGGGWPVGTLIDMLVQQPGIGEIRLLAPALARVAKRCIVMVEPPQAPQAIALASLGLAPSQLIWIRSPRSADALWSVEQVLRSGSCGAVLFWQPHIRAESLRRLHLAAQHGETLFFMFRPLAAAQDTSPAPLRLSLRPAAGGIEIGFVKRRGPQRDEPLFLPMSVPSMTPTVPPRHVPTPRPVQVPAVEQRRADELVR; translated from the coding sequence ATGACCTCAGAACGCGCCCCAGCCCCCGAATCCCTGCATCCGTCGCTATGGCGTGCATCGCAGCTGGCCCGAGCCGATGTCCGATGCATCGACACAGGACACGTCGCCTTGTCCAGTCAATTACCTGGTGGAGGCTGGCCAGTTGGAACCCTGATTGACATGCTCGTCCAGCAGCCAGGCATAGGCGAGATCCGCCTACTCGCCCCTGCGCTCGCGCGCGTTGCCAAGCGCTGTATCGTCATGGTCGAGCCACCGCAGGCGCCGCAGGCGATCGCACTTGCTTCACTTGGGCTGGCTCCCTCACAACTGATCTGGATACGTAGCCCCCGCAGCGCCGACGCCCTCTGGAGCGTAGAACAGGTATTGCGCAGCGGTTCATGCGGAGCGGTCCTGTTCTGGCAACCGCATATTCGTGCCGAGAGCTTGCGCCGCCTGCACTTGGCGGCCCAACATGGCGAGACGTTGTTTTTCATGTTCCGACCGCTTGCCGCCGCCCAGGATACTTCGCCGGCGCCACTCCGCTTGAGCCTACGGCCTGCAGCTGGTGGAATCGAAATCGGCTTCGTCAAACGGCGCGGGCCACAAAGGGACGAGCCGCTGTTCTTGCCTATGTCGGTACCATCAATGACGCCCACTGTGCCGCCGCGCCATGTCCCAACGCCACGCCCTGTCCAGGTACCCGCCGTCGAGCAACGGCGTGCAGATGAGCTAGTACGGTAG